One Nocardia huaxiensis genomic window, ATTGCCGATGATGAAATCGTTGTCCAGGCTCTCGCCGAACAGCTGAGAGTTCCAGCCCAGCAAGCCGACCGGCGAATCGGCCAGCGCGTACGCGATGGTCTGCGGTTGCTGGCTGTGCAGGATGTTGAAGGACATCTTGTTCTCGTGGAACCACTGCAGATGCTGCAGCGCGGCCATGTCCTCCGCCGACATGCCCTCGAATTCGGCCGGGTCGCCGGACGGGAACGAGAACAGCTGGGTCACATGCACACCGATCACCTTGTCGGGGGCGATGCGGCCCATTTCGGGGGAGACCATCGAGCCGCCGTCATTGCCGATCGCGCCGTACTGCTCGTAGCCGAGCCGGCTCATCAGCTCGACCCACGCCTGCGCGGTGCGGTAGCGGCTCCAGCCGGTGCTGCGGGTGGGGCCGGAGAATCCGAAGCCGGGCAGCGACGGAATGACCAGGTGGAAGGCCGGATCCGCGGCCGACTCCGGGTTGGTCAGCGGCTCGATGACATCGAGGTATTCCAGGATCGAGCCCGGCCAGCCGTGGGTGAGGATCACCGGGGTGGCGTCTTCGCGGGGCGACTCGATGTGCAGGAAGTGGATGTCCTCGCCGTCGATCTCGGTGGTGAACTGCGGGTAGGTGTTCAGCTTGGCCTCGAGGGCCCGCCAGTCGAAGCTCTCCAGCCAGTACTGGGCGAGGGTCCGCACCCGGTCGCCCGGAACGCCATACGAATCGCCGACGCCCGCAAGCTCGTTCGGGTACAGGGTGCGGCGCAGGCGGTCGGACAGATCGTCGAGCTGCGCCTGCGGGACGTCGATGCGGAACGGGCGGATCGCGGTGTTGGCGGTGGCGTTCATGTCTGACTCCTCATCCGGAACGGAATGTTTCGTTCTGTTCTAACCATAACGGAACAGATCATTCCGTTCAAGTGCTATTCTGGAGTCATGAGCAAGACAGCCGAAACCCCAGCTCAGCGCGCACTGCCCGGCCGCAAGGCCCAGGCCGCCCGCAATGACGAGCTCATCCTGGCCGCCGCCCGGGACGTGTTCCTCGCCGAACCGAAGGCCCCCATCTCCGCGGTGGCGGAGAAGGCCGGCGTGGGCATCAGCGCGCTGTACCGCCGCTACCCGAGCAAGGAGGCGCTGCTGCGCACCCTCTGCTACGACGGTCTGCGCCGCTACAACACCGAAACCGAAGCGGCCCTGGAGAATCCGGACGACTGGCAGGCACTGGTGGAGTTCCTGCGGCGGGTGGTCGACGCGGACGTCCACTCGCTCACCGTCCATCTGGCGGGCACCTTCACCCCGGACGAATCGATCCTGCCCGAGGTCATGCGCGCCGCCGAGTTGAACGACGAAATCCTGCGCCGCGCACAGCGATCCGGCCGACTCCGGGACACCGTCACCGTGCAGGACTTCGGCCTCATCCTGGAATCCTGCGCCGC contains:
- a CDS encoding epoxide hydrolase family protein — protein: MNATANTAIRPFRIDVPQAQLDDLSDRLRRTLYPNELAGVGDSYGVPGDRVRTLAQYWLESFDWRALEAKLNTYPQFTTEIDGEDIHFLHIESPREDATPVILTHGWPGSILEYLDVIEPLTNPESAADPAFHLVIPSLPGFGFSGPTRSTGWSRYRTAQAWVELMSRLGYEQYGAIGNDGGSMVSPEMGRIAPDKVIGVHVTQLFSFPSGDPAEFEGMSAEDMAALQHLQWFHENKMSFNILHSQQPQTIAYALADSPVGLLGWNSQLFGESLDNDFIIGNVAIYWLTGTSGSALRFYYEDAHTAEHPQEPTTVPTALAMFKGDFQSIRRFAERDHKNIVSWNAYDAGSVTGGPNDAAGHYAAHEAPQVLIDDIRQFFAQIR
- a CDS encoding TetR/AcrR family transcriptional regulator, producing MSKTAETPAQRALPGRKAQAARNDELILAAARDVFLAEPKAPISAVAEKAGVGISALYRRYPSKEALLRTLCYDGLRRYNTETEAALENPDDWQALVEFLRRVVDADVHSLTVHLAGTFTPDESILPEVMRAAELNDEILRRAQRSGRLRDTVTVQDFGLILESCAAILLPDPARTAELRRRVLALLIDGLATTGELPGPPPAPDEFAYRWQPRG